A part of Miscanthus floridulus cultivar M001 chromosome 6, ASM1932011v1, whole genome shotgun sequence genomic DNA contains:
- the LOC136460935 gene encoding mitogen-activated protein kinase kinase kinase 18-like codes for MATAAVISGRWTRVRTLGRGASGAVVSLAADEASGALFAVKSAPAGTAAAEHLRREGGILSALRSPHVVPCLGVRAAPDGGCQLLLEFAPGGSLADVAARSSGGGRLGDDERAVAAYAADVARGLAYLHARSLVHGDVKARNVVVGADGRGKLADFGCARAVGSSGSGSASARPTIIGGTPAFMAPEVARGEEQGPAADIWALGCTVVEMATGRAPWSDVVDSLPAAVHRIGYTDAVPEVPAWMSAEAKDFLARCCFARNPRDRCTAAQLLEHPFLLASAAGCGGVKAEGAAAAAERRVSPKSTLDAALWESDADDDSDDEGDVSESPAQRIKALACPCSALPDWDSEEGDWIEVLGEQCEATNLVPLPTKDVAGEDECQLLSEVLETEVDFLDAGGEGDDPECFVAVGLATAPSAELQKEQCRGRSRCNPTVFLTEACCHKIETSSARFARVIRHIFSSNEQYFPTANQSTVFSVLAYTAELSPPSSVFCSLLFIHSAK; via the coding sequence ATGGCAACAGCAGCGGTCATCAGCGGCCGGTGGACGCGCGTCCGCACGCTCGGCCGCGGCGCGTCGGGCGCGGTGGTGTCGCTCGCCGCCGACGAAGCCTCGGGCGCGCTCTTCGCGGTCAAGTCCGCGCCCGCGGGGACGGCGGCGGCCGAGCACCTGCGGCGCGAGGGGGGCATCCTGTCCGCGCTCCGGTCCCCGCACGTCGTCCCCTGCCTGGGCGTCCGCGCCGCGCCCGACGGGGGCTGCCAGCTGCTCCTCGAGTTCGCGCCGGGGGGCTCGCTCGCGGACGTGGCGGctcggagcagcggcggcggtcgCCTCGGCGACGACGAGCGCGCGGTGGCCGCGTACGCCGCGGACGTGGCGCGGGGCCTGGCGTACCTCCACGCGCGGTCGCTCGTGCACGGGGACGTCAAGGCGCGGAACGTCGTGGTCGGCGCCGACGGCCGCGGCAAGCTCGCGGACTTCGGGTGCGCCAGGGCGGTGggcagctccggctccggctccgcctccgcgcgccccaccatcatcggcggcacgcCGGCGTTCATGGCGCCCGAGGTGGCTCGCGGGGAGGAGCAGGGCCCCGCCGCCGACATCTGGGCGCTGGGCTGCACCGTCGTCGAGATGGCCACGGGCCGCGCGCCGTGGAGCGACGTGGTTGACAGCCTCCCCGCGGCCGTGCACCGGATCGGGTACACCGACGCCGTGCCGGAGGTGCCCGCGTGGATGTCCGCCGAGGCCAAGGACTTCCTGGCCCGCTGCTGCTTCGCGAGGAACCCGCGCGACCGGTGCACGGCGGCGCAGCTCTTGGAGCACCCGTTCCTGCTGGCGTCAGCAGCCGGCTGCGGCGGCGTCAAGGCGGAGGGGGCGGCTGCTGCGGCGGAACGGCGGGTGTCTCCCAAGAGCACGCTGGACGCCGCGCTCTGGGAATCCGACGCCGACGATGACTCCGATGACGAGGGCGACGTGTCGGAGAGCCCTGCCCAGAGAATCAAGGCATTGGCCTGCCCCTGCTCGGCCTTGCCGGACTGGGATTCCGAAGAAGGCGATTGGATTGAAGTGCTCGGTGAGCAATGTGAGGCCACCAATTTGGTACCACTACCAACCAAAGATGTGGCCGGCGAAGACGAGTGCCAGCTCCTGAGTGAGGTGTTGGAGACAGAGGTTGATTTCCTCGACGCCGGCGGAGAGGGCGATGATCCTGAGTGCTTTGTAGCTGTAGGATTAGCTACTGCTCCGTCAGCTGAGCTGCAGAAAGAGCAGTGTAGGGGTCGCAGTCGCTGTAATCCAACTGTATTTCTTACTGAGGCTTGTTGTCACAAGATTGAAACGTCGAGCGCCAGGTTCGCTCGGGTTATAAGGCATATTTTTTCATCCAATGAACAGTATTTTCCCACGGCAAATCAATCTACAGTATTTTCAGTCCTAGCTTATACTGCAGAATTGTCCCCTCCTAGCTCCGTCTTCTGTTCTCTACTATTCATTCATTCTGCTAAATGA